A DNA window from Mus caroli chromosome 8, CAROLI_EIJ_v1.1, whole genome shotgun sequence contains the following coding sequences:
- the LOC110300070 gene encoding CD209 antigen-like, with the protein MGYHNHIGPRQKGEEKPATELSVCSVAGLCRPCPWDWELFQGSCYLFSRTLGSWETSASSCKDLGAHLVIVNSVSEQRFMKYWNVRKNQRSWIGLSDHIHEGSWQWVDGSALKFSFWKEGEPNNDGDEDCVELFMDDWNDNKCTEQNFWVCEQPSAPCPRH; encoded by the exons GTCCAaggcagaagggagaagagaagccagCCACTGAACTCAGTGTCTGCTCCGTAGCTGGCCTGTGCCGGCCCTGTCCCTGGGACTGGGAGCTCTTCCAGGGAAGCTGCTACCTCTTCTCCAGAACCCTGGGCAGCTGGGaaacctctgcctcctcctgcaaGGATCTCGGGGCCCACCTGGTGATTGTCAACAGTGTTTCAGAGCAG AGATTCATGAAATATTGGAATGTGAGGAAAAACCAACGCTCCTGGATCGGCCTCAGTGACCATATACATGAAGGTTCCTGGCAGTGGGTGGACGGCAGTGCCCTCAAGTTCAG CTTTTGGAAAGAGGGAGAACCTAACAATGACGGGGATGAGGACTGCGTGGAGCTGTTCATGGATGATTGGAATGATAATAAGTGCACCGAACAAAACTTCTGGGTCTGTGAGCAGCCCTCGGCTCCCTGCCCTCGTCACTGA